The DNA window CGCAAATTGACGACTTGCGTTCAGCCTGGGTTGCGGCCTGCCTTAATTTCGATGAGAGCCGCGCCGAGCAGGTTGTGGCGTATGCCTTTGCTTTATTTCCGGCTGAAGTTGTTTGTTTTGATATTTTCTTTGCAGGTCTTTCTGAGATTGGTCAGGCCTGGTATCGCGGCGAAGCGACTGTTCAACAGGAGCATTTTGCATCTGGTCTGGTGCAGCGGCGCATTGACGCTCTGCTTTCTGCCGCTCCGCCGCAACTTCATCCTGAAACTGTGGTTGTGAGCTGCACGCCCAATGAGGAGCATGTGCTGCCCGCGCTGATGATGTCTTTATTGTTACGTAATCGCGGTTGGGGGGTGGTTTATTTAGGCGCCAATGTCCCCATTGCTAATTTGGGTGAGATGATTGCATCCGTACAACCTGCGCTAACCGTGTTGACCGCCCATCGCCTTGTTGCTGCTTCCGAGTTGTTGGATGTTGCCCAAACTCTGGATAAATATAAAATTCCAATGGCATACGGCGGGTGGGTTTTTGGCGCGAATCCGGATTTGCGAGAAGTAATCCCCGGTCATTATTTGGGCGATGATTTGCGTAATGTGGCTTACGAAGTGGAGAAAAAAATTCTCAGGCCCGTGCTATTGGCGCCGAAAAAAACACCACAATCTGAAAGCGATATCGTGAAATACTACT is part of the Chloroflexota bacterium genome and encodes:
- a CDS encoding MerR family transcriptional regulator; this encodes MTRINETPSFNLGVVTQETGIHPDTLRAWERRYGLPNPARTEGRHRLYSQRDIDTLRWLLARQDEGMSISKAVKLWQTLMEQGSDPLEDTTKATSLPPKLAGVELPTEAQIDDLRSAWVAACLNFDESRAEQVVAYAFALFPAEVVCFDIFFAGLSEIGQAWYRGEATVQQEHFASGLVQRRIDALLSAAPPQLHPETVVVSCTPNEEHVLPALMMSLLLRNRGWGVVYLGANVPIANLGEMIASVQPALTVLTAHRLVAASELLDVAQTLDKYKIPMAYGGWVFGANPDLREVIPGHYLGDDLRNVAYEVEKKILRPVLLAPKKTPQSESDIVKYYSVIRMAVESRLR